TCTATACTTCCACCACCACTTCTTACATCTATAGCATCAACTAGGTTAACTGTTAAAGAATTAAACCCTGTTTGACCGTTGTTTACCGAATTTATATTAATTCCATTCCAAATAACTGCGGTATTAGAAGCGCTTGTTCCTCTAAAACTTGCAGTACTCGTTCCGCCTGCTCCGTATTCTCTAAGATATATTGGTGAATTAAATCGTAATAAAGAGCTAAACGACTTTATGTTTCTTGTTATTACAGAATCACTTAACCTATGTATTTTGTAACCGTTAGAGTTCTTTACTAACTTTTTATCAGCTAAAACAATAACTTCTTCTAAAACACTCATTTTAGACTTCTCTTGAGCGAAAGAGAAAAGAGTAACAGTAAAAAATATTGTAAAAAGTGTGTATTTCTTCATAATATATTAAAACCCTTATCCCGAAAGTTTGAATTATTTAATATTTAGGCAGGTCTCCTGGCTTGCGTCTTGTAATTGGCCTTCCCATTTATAAATAAACAGTGACTTAAAGAATAATTACAAGCTTAGTAGCTTACAGTTGCGGGAACAGCTTTGGTATTTAACCAAATTCCCTTTTAATTTGATGCTATTTTAAACATCAAAACCCAAATTTTTTGCAAACTTATGCTATTTTATTAAGAATCTAGCATCAATAAATCATTATAGTTAGAAAACTTAGCAGTAAGCTCTTCTGATACCGAAAAATAATTCGGATGAATCATTGCAGCTAAACACGCTATTCCGTCAACTAAGGTACTTGCAGACGATTGCGTAAACATGGCAAAATCAGCAATAAAGACTTGTTTGTTTTTTACAGCGCGTAAAGAACTCCATTCTGGTTTTTCTTCTAAGAAATGCATGTCTTCCATTGTCCTCTCAATACCATAACCACATGGCGCTATAATTAAAATTTCAGGATTGTATTTTACAATTTTATCCCAAGAAATAACAATACTATCTCCTGATGGATGCGCTAATAAATCAATACCACCTGCATAGCCTATTTGATGAGGAATCCAATGTCCACAGTTAAATAGCGGATCTATCCATTCTAATAACATTAAACTTTTAGATTGTATTCTGTTAGCCCTTTGCGTATCTACAATAGTATAAATACGCTCTTTAAGTTTTTTAACATAATTAATACCTACTGTTTCTTTACCCATCGCTTTTGCAATAGTTAAAGCATTGTCAAAAACATCCTCTAAAGAATTTGGTGTTATTGATATTAACTCAGGAACCTTATTTAACTTATAGGCAGATTTTGCAACCGATTCTGTATCTATCTGGCAAACATCACATACATCTTGTGTAAAAATAATATCTGGTGCGATGCTTTCTAAAACAGGTTCATCTACATAATATAGTGTACCGCCTTCTGCTTTAGTTTTAGAAAAAATAGTATTTATTTCTTCACTCGTTAACGTTTGTCCCTCTAATTTGTAACGCACGGCAACCTGTTTTTCTTTAAGTGCAATTGCAGGACATTCAAAAGTAATACCTTCTAAATATTCTTGTAACCCCATATCATAAATCATTTGGGTTACAGCTGGCATAAATGAAGAAACTTTCATAAAAATAGATTTTAAGCGGCTAAATTACATAGTTCTCTAGTATTATTCTCTTTTTCTAAAAAATCTTTACAATCTTTGCTTTCAATTTATTTCTTTACACATGATATATTATATTACTGGCGGAGAACGCTCTGGAAAGAGTGGTTACGCTCAACAATTAGCAGAGTCACTATCTAATACTCCTTATTACTTAGCAACTTCAAGAATTTGGGATGCTGATTTTAAAAAACGAGTGGATAGACATATTTCTGATAGAGATGAACGTTGGACAACTATTGAGGAAGAAAAAAATATAAGTACTGTAATTCCTAAAAACACCACGGTAGTTATTGATTGTGTTACATTATGGCTTACTAATTTTTATGTAGATACTAAAAATAA
This genomic stretch from Tenacibaculum sp. Bg11-29 harbors:
- a CDS encoding ABC transporter substrate-binding protein, which translates into the protein MKVSSFMPAVTQMIYDMGLQEYLEGITFECPAIALKEKQVAVRYKLEGQTLTSEEINTIFSKTKAEGGTLYYVDEPVLESIAPDIIFTQDVCDVCQIDTESVAKSAYKLNKVPELISITPNSLEDVFDNALTIAKAMGKETVGINYVKKLKERIYTIVDTQRANRIQSKSLMLLEWIDPLFNCGHWIPHQIGYAGGIDLLAHPSGDSIVISWDKIVKYNPEILIIAPCGYGIERTMEDMHFLEEKPEWSSLRAVKNKQVFIADFAMFTQSSASTLVDGIACLAAMIHPNYFSVSEELTAKFSNYNDLLMLDS
- a CDS encoding bifunctional adenosylcobinamide kinase/adenosylcobinamide-phosphate guanylyltransferase; translated protein: MIYYITGGERSGKSGYAQQLAESLSNTPYYLATSRIWDADFKKRVDRHISDRDERWTTIEEEKNISTVIPKNTTVVIDCVTLWLTNFYVDTKNNVEESLRLATQEIDKLIEIDATIIIISNEIGMGLHADTKIGRKFTELQGWVNQYIAKKADKATFMVSGLPLTLK